One bacterium DNA segment encodes these proteins:
- the cobA gene encoding uroporphyrinogen-III C-methyltransferase — protein sequence MHKGKVYIVGAGPGDPGLLTLRAVELLRAADVIFYDYLCGDGFMAHRNPEAECVYIGKRGHRHHTPQAQINRLLVEAHRAGKCVVRLKGGDPFVFGRGGEEAEFLAEHGIPFEVVPGVTSAVAAPAYAGIPVTHRTCAASVAFVTGHRQAEGGEEEIQVPDADTLVYLMGVSHIRAIVEKLLASGRDAQTPAAVVMWGTRPTQRTVTGTLATIVDTVERARIHPPAVLVVGEVVRLRWKLNWYERARDGEPPPGDAGGGEP from the coding sequence ATGCACAAGGGCAAGGTCTACATCGTCGGCGCGGGGCCCGGCGACCCGGGGCTGCTGACGCTGCGTGCCGTCGAGCTGCTGCGCGCGGCCGACGTCATCTTCTACGACTATCTCTGCGGCGACGGCTTCATGGCGCACCGCAACCCGGAGGCCGAGTGCGTCTACATCGGCAAGCGCGGCCACCGCCACCACACCCCCCAGGCGCAGATCAACCGGCTGCTCGTCGAGGCGCACCGCGCCGGCAAGTGCGTCGTGCGCCTCAAGGGGGGCGACCCCTTCGTCTTCGGCCGCGGCGGCGAAGAGGCGGAGTTCCTGGCCGAGCACGGCATCCCCTTCGAAGTGGTGCCGGGGGTCACCTCCGCCGTCGCCGCCCCCGCGTACGCCGGCATCCCCGTGACGCACCGCACGTGCGCCGCCTCGGTCGCCTTCGTCACCGGCCACCGCCAGGCCGAGGGCGGGGAGGAAGAGATCCAGGTGCCCGACGCCGACACCCTGGTCTACCTCATGGGCGTCTCGCACATCCGGGCCATCGTCGAGAAGCTGCTGGCCAGCGGCCGGGACGCCCAGACGCCGGCGGCCGTCGTGATGTGGGGGACCCGCCCGACGCAGCGCACGGTGACCGGGACTCTCGCCACGATCGTCGACACCGTGGAGCGCGCCCGCATCCACCCCCCGGCCGTGCTGGTCGTCGGCGAAGTTGTGCGCCTGCGCTGGAAGCTCAACTGGTACGAGCGGGCGCGCGACGGGGAGCCGCCTCCGGGCGACGCGGGCGGGGGGGAGCCCTGA
- the pstB gene encoding phosphate ABC transporter ATP-binding protein PstB codes for MDGGGKLDVQGLNLWYGAFQALHDVSLTIAPNRITAFIGPSGCGKTTLLKTFDRMIDLVENARVSGRVLLDGEDIYRPEQSLVLLRKRVGMVFQRPNPFPLSIHDNVTYGPRVHGESRREVLEAAVEKSLRAVNLWEALKDRLRENALALPTEQQQRLCIARLVAVEPEVLLMDEPCSALDPISTMRVEELMLELKQRYTIVIVTHNMQQAARISDECGFFYLGRLVEYNRTPALFTAPAERQTEDYITGRFG; via the coding sequence ATGGACGGCGGCGGCAAGCTCGACGTCCAGGGGCTCAACCTCTGGTACGGGGCCTTCCAGGCCCTGCACGACGTCTCCCTGACGATCGCGCCCAACCGGATCACGGCCTTCATCGGCCCCTCCGGGTGCGGCAAGACGACGCTGCTCAAGACGTTCGACCGCATGATCGACCTCGTCGAGAACGCGCGCGTCTCCGGCCGCGTGCTCCTCGACGGCGAGGACATCTACCGCCCCGAGCAGAGCCTGGTGCTGCTGCGCAAGCGCGTCGGCATGGTCTTCCAGCGTCCCAACCCCTTCCCGCTCTCGATCCACGACAACGTCACCTACGGACCCCGCGTGCACGGCGAGAGCCGGCGCGAGGTGCTCGAGGCGGCGGTCGAGAAGAGCCTGCGCGCCGTGAACCTCTGGGAGGCGCTCAAGGACCGCCTGCGCGAGAACGCCCTGGCGCTGCCGACCGAGCAGCAGCAGCGGCTGTGCATCGCGCGGCTCGTCGCGGTCGAGCCGGAGGTGCTGCTCATGGACGAGCCCTGCTCGGCGCTCGACCCGATCTCGACGATGCGCGTCGAGGAGCTGATGCTGGAGCTCAAGCAGCGGTACACCATCGTCATCGTGACGCACAACATGCAGCAGGCGGCGCGGATCTCGGACGAGTGCGGCTTCTTCTACCTCGGCCGCCTCGTCGAGTACAATCGCACGCCGGCGCTGTTCACGGCGCCGGCCGAGCGGCAGACCGAGGACTACATCACGGGCCGCTTCGGGTGA
- a CDS encoding hemolysin family protein — protein MEMPATTGVYVAALAVCLALSAFFNAAETSLLSLGKVRLRRLKERHPRTGALIERLTGNPDRLLSTLLIGNNLANTAASAAGTALAIEFTPGHPVLAATVAVTVILLLVAEVTPKVLAAAYAEPVALAVARPLDLLARLATPLIKVLAAAPQLLLWVFGAPRGGGGATTSEDIKTMAVLGREAGIIGQDEQEIIHGAVEYGTLTAQQVMVSRVDIQSLDLTLPLEEAVDLVLGSGHSRIPVYRGTKDHIDGVLQARDFLVAWRRGEAGSVEPFVRPPLLIPESMRISALLREFKARGERMAIVVDEYGGTAGIVTLEDVLGEIVGEVVEEDRDVTLLATRRDGTVTVSGQIALDDLNAKTGLALPDEEYQTLSGLLVSQLGRVPYAGEEIELPGVVFHVLDADHRRIYRLAMKLERKEGR, from the coding sequence ATGGAAATGCCTGCAACCACCGGGGTCTACGTGGCGGCGCTGGCCGTCTGCCTCGCGCTGTCGGCCTTCTTCAACGCCGCCGAGACGTCGCTGCTCTCCCTCGGCAAGGTGCGTCTGCGCCGTCTCAAGGAACGGCATCCGCGCACCGGCGCGCTCATCGAACGGCTCACCGGGAACCCGGACCGGCTCCTGAGCACGCTGCTGATCGGCAACAACCTCGCGAACACGGCCGCCTCGGCGGCGGGCACCGCGCTGGCGATCGAGTTCACGCCCGGGCATCCGGTGCTGGCCGCGACCGTGGCCGTCACCGTCATCCTGCTGCTGGTCGCCGAGGTCACGCCGAAGGTGCTTGCTGCCGCCTACGCCGAACCGGTGGCGCTCGCGGTGGCGCGCCCGCTGGACCTGCTCGCCCGGCTCGCCACCCCGCTCATCAAGGTCCTCGCGGCCGCGCCGCAGCTGCTGCTCTGGGTCTTCGGGGCGCCCCGCGGCGGGGGCGGGGCGACGACCTCCGAGGACATCAAGACCATGGCGGTGCTCGGGCGCGAGGCGGGGATCATCGGGCAGGACGAGCAGGAGATCATCCACGGCGCGGTCGAGTACGGCACCCTCACGGCGCAGCAGGTGATGGTCTCGCGCGTCGACATCCAGAGCCTGGACCTGACCCTGCCGCTCGAGGAGGCGGTGGACCTCGTCCTCGGGAGCGGTCACTCGCGCATCCCGGTGTACCGCGGCACCAAGGACCACATCGACGGGGTGCTGCAGGCGCGTGACTTCCTCGTCGCCTGGCGCCGGGGCGAGGCCGGCAGCGTCGAGCCCTTCGTGCGGCCGCCGCTGCTCATCCCCGAGTCGATGCGCATCAGCGCGCTGCTGCGGGAGTTCAAGGCCCGCGGCGAGCGGATGGCGATCGTCGTCGACGAGTACGGCGGCACCGCGGGGATCGTGACGCTCGAGGACGTCCTCGGCGAGATCGTCGGCGAGGTGGTCGAGGAGGACCGCGACGTGACCCTGCTGGCGACGCGGCGTGACGGCACGGTCACCGTCAGCGGCCAGATCGCGCTCGACGACCTCAACGCGAAGACCGGGCTGGCGCTGCCGGACGAGGAGTACCAGACCCTGAGCGGGTTGCTCGTCAGCCAGCTCGGCCGCGTGCCCTACGCGGGCGAGGAGATCGAGCTGCCGGGCGTGGTCTTCCACGTCCTCGACGCCGATCACCGCCGCATCTACAGGCTCGCGATGAAATTGGAGCGCAAGGAGGGAAGGTAG
- a CDS encoding phosphate ABC transporter substrate-binding protein, with protein sequence MLAGACRPAADGATSTLTVAGSTSVQPFAEKLAETFMATHPGCAINVQGGGSTAGIRAAETGAAAIGMSSRHLKESEEMLHQVTIALDGIAIIVNAANPVAGLTREQVAAIFTGEVGRWSAVGGPDRPIHFVTREEGSGTRGAFEEMVMGKRQIAPRALVQDSNGAVREIVASDPDALGYISLGLVDRRVKALAVDGVLPSRAEILAKRYAVVRPFLFLTREEPAGNARAFIDYVLGPEAQRLLGLEGLVPVGQP encoded by the coding sequence GTGCTCGCCGGAGCATGTCGCCCGGCGGCCGACGGCGCCACGTCAACCCTGACCGTGGCCGGGTCGACCTCGGTGCAGCCCTTTGCCGAGAAGCTCGCGGAGACCTTCATGGCGACGCACCCGGGCTGCGCAATCAACGTCCAGGGCGGCGGGTCCACCGCCGGCATCCGGGCGGCCGAGACCGGCGCCGCCGCCATCGGCATGTCCTCGCGCCACCTCAAGGAGTCCGAGGAGATGCTGCACCAGGTCACCATCGCGCTCGACGGCATCGCCATCATCGTCAACGCCGCCAACCCGGTCGCCGGCCTGACCCGCGAACAGGTAGCCGCGATCTTCACCGGCGAGGTCGGCCGCTGGAGCGCCGTCGGCGGGCCCGACCGCCCAATTCATTTCGTCACCCGCGAGGAGGGCTCGGGCACGCGCGGGGCGTTCGAGGAGATGGTCATGGGCAAGCGCCAGATCGCGCCGCGGGCGCTCGTGCAGGACTCCAACGGCGCGGTGCGCGAGATCGTCGCCAGCGACCCCGACGCCCTCGGCTACATCTCGCTCGGCCTGGTCGACCGGCGCGTGAAGGCCCTGGCCGTGGACGGCGTCCTGCCGTCGCGCGCCGAGATCCTCGCGAAGCGCTACGCCGTCGTCCGGCCGTTCCTCTTCCTCACGCGCGAGGAGCCCGCCGGCAACGCTCGGGCATTCATCGACTACGTTCTCGGACCGGAGGCGCAGCGACTGCTCGGCCTCGAGGGCCTGGTCCCGGTGGGGCAGCCGTGA
- the pstA gene encoding phosphate ABC transporter permease PstA produces MKRLIHPDLAQRLIKALLVLLTALTLSVLIFIIGYLLLKGLPVFSARFFTGHAIDMGRSGGIFPFIVSTVFLSAVALVVATPLGVGTAIYLTEYTRENRLTRIIRFAAECLAGVPSIILGLFGFVSFVLYLKLGWSVLSGGLTLAIMVLPTIIRTSEEAILAVPRAQREVSFSLGGTRWQTVTRVVLPGALPGIVTGVMLSFGRCIGETAAVIFTAGSSLMTPATMLDSGRTLAVHFYILAREGISAEMAYGTAAVLMIAILAINVSAYWLMHRIVRRFS; encoded by the coding sequence GTGAAGCGGCTCATCCACCCCGACCTCGCGCAGCGGCTGATCAAGGCCCTGCTCGTGCTGCTGACCGCGCTGACGCTCTCGGTGCTGATCTTCATCATCGGCTACCTGCTGCTCAAGGGGCTCCCGGTCTTCTCGGCGCGCTTCTTCACGGGGCACGCGATCGACATGGGTCGCTCCGGGGGCATCTTCCCCTTCATCGTCAGCACGGTCTTCCTCTCCGCGGTCGCCCTGGTCGTCGCCACGCCCCTGGGGGTGGGCACCGCGATCTACCTCACGGAGTACACGCGCGAGAACCGGCTGACGCGGATCATCCGCTTCGCCGCCGAGTGCCTCGCCGGCGTGCCTTCGATCATCCTCGGGCTCTTCGGCTTCGTTTCCTTCGTGCTCTACCTGAAGCTGGGCTGGTCGGTGCTCTCCGGCGGGCTGACGCTGGCGATCATGGTGCTGCCGACGATCATCCGCACGAGCGAGGAGGCGATCCTCGCGGTGCCGCGGGCCCAGCGCGAGGTCAGCTTCTCGCTCGGCGGGACGCGCTGGCAGACCGTGACCCGGGTCGTGCTTCCCGGGGCGCTGCCCGGCATCGTGACCGGGGTGATGCTCAGCTTCGGCCGCTGCATCGGCGAGACCGCCGCGGTGATCTTCACCGCCGGCTCGAGCCTGATGACGCCGGCGACGATGCTCGACTCGGGGCGCACGCTCGCCGTGCACTTCTACATCCTCGCGCGCGAGGGGATTTCCGCGGAGATGGCCTACGGCACCGCCGCGGTGCTCATGATCGCGATCCTGGCGATCAACGTCTCGGCCTACTGGCTGATGCACCGCATCGTGCGGAGGTTCTCGTGA
- a CDS encoding redoxin domain-containing protein, translated as MRGRSSLFAARRRAAALAAAVLLAAAPAAAQLETVSPVEIGATAPDFTLPDTTGAQVRLGDFAGRAILLTFWSCYTDTCFTTVNVFEELLAKLGPLGLVAPTVCEEIPPGLAADNYAGLLKRCSTGQKILVDPERRVRSAYYVRQLPTSVVIGPDLKILEIVRGVPALRDPGFHERLEKLVRSLPPAASR; from the coding sequence GTGCGCGGCCGGTCGTCCCTGTTCGCGGCCCGCCGCCGGGCGGCCGCGCTGGCCGCGGCGGTGCTCCTCGCGGCAGCCCCCGCCGCCGCCCAGCTCGAGACCGTCAGTCCCGTCGAAATCGGCGCCACCGCGCCCGACTTCACGCTCCCCGACACGACGGGGGCGCAGGTGCGGCTCGGCGACTTCGCCGGCCGGGCCATCCTCCTGACCTTCTGGTCCTGCTACACGGACACCTGCTTCACGACCGTGAACGTCTTCGAGGAGCTGCTGGCGAAGCTCGGGCCGCTCGGCCTCGTCGCGCCCACCGTCTGCGAGGAGATCCCCCCGGGGCTCGCGGCCGACAATTACGCCGGGCTGCTCAAGCGCTGCAGCACCGGCCAGAAGATCCTCGTCGATCCGGAGCGCCGGGTGCGTTCCGCCTACTATGTCCGCCAGTTGCCGACGAGCGTCGTGATCGGTCCGGACCTGAAGATCCTGGAGATCGTGCGCGGCGTGCCGGCGCTGCGCGACCCGGGGTTCCACGAGCGCCTCGAGAAGCTGGTGCGCTCGCTGCCTCCCGCAGCGTCGCGGTAA
- a CDS encoding cobyrinate a,c-diamide synthase produces MVAAPSRGSGKSTVTIGLAAALRARGRVVQPFKKGPDFIDPMWLSAAAGRACRNLDFFMMGRERIAATFPARAAGADLALVEANHGLHDGPDPAGADSGAALATLLGLPVVLVVNAQRLGRGVAALVQGQVAFDPAVRVGGVVLNRVRGARHEGKLRDAVERYCRVEVLGVLPDLPELSIAERHLGLTPLAEAPELNPLVESIGRAVAQHVDLDRIESMARTAAAPTDARTPAETPSHDNHVKRVRIGVAVDRAFCFYYPENLEALLAAGAELVPFSPLDDPRLPPVGGLYLGGGFPEVFMERLEANAGMREDVRRAVEAGVPAWAECGGLMYLSRGIAWGARRAAMAGALPCAVSMDERPAGHGYVLLEETGRSSWRQAGRRLRGHEFHHSHLVGLDPGAVFAYRTLRGAGAARGFDGIVRGACVAGYTHLHADGAPFWAPEFVALVREKGLST; encoded by the coding sequence ATGGTCGCCGCCCCCTCGCGGGGCTCGGGCAAGAGCACCGTCACCATCGGCCTCGCGGCGGCGCTGCGCGCCCGCGGCCGCGTGGTGCAGCCCTTCAAGAAGGGGCCGGACTTCATCGACCCGATGTGGCTCTCGGCCGCGGCCGGGCGCGCCTGCCGCAACCTGGACTTCTTCATGATGGGACGCGAGCGCATCGCGGCGACCTTCCCCGCCCGCGCGGCCGGCGCCGACCTGGCCCTCGTCGAGGCGAACCATGGCCTCCACGATGGCCCGGACCCTGCCGGCGCGGACAGCGGCGCGGCGCTGGCGACGCTCCTCGGGCTGCCCGTCGTCCTCGTGGTGAACGCGCAGCGGCTCGGCCGCGGCGTGGCGGCGCTGGTCCAGGGGCAGGTGGCCTTCGACCCGGCCGTCCGCGTCGGTGGGGTGGTGCTCAACCGCGTGCGCGGCGCGCGCCACGAGGGCAAGCTGCGCGACGCGGTGGAGCGCTACTGCCGGGTCGAGGTCCTCGGCGTGCTGCCGGACCTTCCGGAGCTGTCGATTGCCGAGCGTCACCTCGGCCTGACGCCGCTGGCCGAGGCCCCGGAGCTCAACCCGCTGGTGGAGAGCATCGGGCGCGCCGTCGCGCAGCACGTCGATCTCGATCGCATCGAGTCCATGGCGCGGACGGCTGCGGCACCCACGGACGCACGTACCCCCGCAGAGACCCCGTCGCACGACAACCATGTGAAGCGGGTCCGCATCGGCGTCGCGGTGGACCGCGCCTTCTGCTTCTACTACCCCGAGAACCTCGAGGCACTGCTCGCGGCCGGCGCCGAGCTGGTCCCCTTCTCGCCCCTGGACGACCCGCGCCTGCCTCCCGTCGGCGGTCTGTATCTCGGCGGCGGGTTTCCGGAAGTGTTCATGGAGCGGCTCGAGGCCAACGCCGGCATGCGCGAGGACGTCCGCCGCGCCGTGGAGGCGGGGGTCCCCGCGTGGGCGGAGTGCGGCGGGCTGATGTACCTCTCGCGCGGCATCGCCTGGGGCGCGCGCCGCGCCGCCATGGCCGGGGCCCTGCCCTGCGCGGTCTCCATGGACGAGCGGCCCGCAGGCCACGGGTACGTCCTGTTGGAGGAGACCGGCCGCTCGAGCTGGCGGCAGGCCGGCCGGCGGCTGCGCGGGCACGAGTTCCACCACTCGCACCTCGTCGGCCTGGATCCGGGAGCCGTCTTCGCGTACCGGACCCTGCGGGGCGCCGGCGCGGCGCGCGGCTTCGACGGGATCGTGAGGGGCGCCTGCGTCGCCGGCTACACGCACCTGCACGCCGACGGCGCACCCTTCTGGGCGCCGGAGTTCGTGGCGCTGGTGCGGGAGAAGGGCCTCTCGACCTGA
- a CDS encoding bifunctional precorrin-2 dehydrogenase/sirohydrochlorin ferrochelatase, with product MKYYPLFMDLAGRECLVVGAGTVAARKVRSLLACGAAVTVVGERPAAAFRALERRGVRLRPRRFRASDVGGQALVIAATDDRSVNASVAAAARRRGIPVNAVDDPPNCTFIVPAVVRRGALTVAVSTGGKSPAVARFVKERIEALLGAEHAALVRLLGAHRERMKATVPGQSARAKAWKRMLNEGVLDSLRKRERVAATETVRRCLKEAGRK from the coding sequence ATGAAGTACTACCCGCTGTTCATGGACCTGGCCGGCCGCGAGTGCCTCGTCGTCGGCGCGGGGACGGTCGCGGCGCGCAAAGTGCGCTCGCTCCTCGCCTGCGGGGCGGCCGTGACGGTCGTCGGTGAGCGGCCGGCCGCCGCGTTCCGCGCGCTTGAGCGCCGCGGGGTACGGCTGCGGCCGCGGCGGTTCCGCGCCAGTGACGTCGGCGGGCAGGCGCTTGTCATCGCGGCGACGGACGACCGGTCCGTGAACGCCTCGGTGGCGGCCGCGGCCCGGCGCCGCGGGATCCCCGTCAACGCGGTCGACGACCCGCCGAACTGCACGTTCATCGTGCCCGCCGTCGTGCGGCGCGGCGCCCTGACGGTGGCCGTGTCCACGGGCGGGAAGAGCCCTGCCGTCGCGCGCTTCGTCAAGGAGCGGATCGAGGCGCTGCTCGGGGCGGAGCACGCCGCGCTCGTGCGCCTGCTCGGCGCGCACCGCGAGCGGATGAAGGCGACCGTGCCGGGGCAGAGCGCCCGCGCGAAGGCCTGGAAGAGGATGCTGAATGAAGGCGTGCTGGACTCCCTCCGGAAGCGGGAGCGGGTCGCGGCAACGGAAACCGTGCGCCGGTGTCTGAAGGAAGCGGGGAGGAAGTAG
- the pstC gene encoding phosphate ABC transporter permease subunit PstC — MSANRGGRKAIELTLTLIAVSSIAILFVITFFIFKEGLPFILEVGPGKMLGSLDWAPTKGRFGLLPMIVGSLLVTGGALALGVPLGLSCAIFLVEFSKPRVRRVLKPAIELLAGIPSVVYGFLGVVFLVPLIRTQLGGPGLSLLAGALILGVMILPTVISISMDALEAVPRSYREGSLALGATTAQTVNKVVLPAARSGIVTAVVLGMGRAIGETMAVIMVTGNALDLPRSPLDPIRTLTSNIALELGYAAGKHQQALFATGVILFVMIMILNLIATATSRRRARR, encoded by the coding sequence GTGAGCGCCAACCGCGGCGGCCGCAAGGCCATCGAACTGACGCTGACGCTGATCGCGGTGTCCTCGATCGCGATCCTCTTCGTCATCACGTTCTTCATCTTCAAGGAGGGGCTGCCGTTCATCCTCGAGGTCGGGCCGGGCAAGATGCTCGGCTCGCTCGACTGGGCGCCGACCAAGGGCCGGTTCGGCCTGCTGCCGATGATCGTGGGCTCGCTGCTGGTCACCGGAGGGGCGCTGGCGCTCGGCGTGCCGCTGGGACTCTCCTGCGCCATCTTCCTCGTCGAGTTCTCGAAGCCGCGGGTGCGACGGGTGCTCAAGCCGGCGATCGAGCTGCTCGCCGGCATCCCGTCGGTCGTCTACGGCTTCCTCGGCGTCGTCTTCCTGGTGCCGCTGATCCGCACGCAGCTCGGCGGGCCGGGGCTCTCGCTGCTGGCCGGCGCGCTGATCCTCGGCGTCATGATCCTGCCGACGGTCATCAGCATCTCGATGGACGCGCTCGAGGCCGTGCCGCGCTCCTACCGCGAGGGATCGCTGGCGCTCGGCGCCACGACGGCCCAGACGGTCAACAAGGTGGTGCTGCCGGCGGCGCGCTCGGGGATCGTCACGGCCGTGGTCCTCGGCATGGGGCGCGCGATCGGCGAGACCATGGCCGTGATCATGGTCACCGGCAACGCGCTGGACCTGCCGCGCTCGCCGCTGGACCCGATCCGCACGCTGACCTCGAACATCGCGCTCGAGCTCGGGTACGCCGCGGGCAAGCACCAGCAGGCGCTCTTCGCGACCGGGGTCATTCTCTTCGTGATGATCATGATCCTCAACCTCATCGCCACGGCGACCTCCCGCAGGCGGGCGCGGCGGTGA
- the phoU gene encoding phosphate signaling complex protein PhoU: METPSGQQPGHAADAVHISRRYDQELEQLRERILAMGGNLVGMIKETMRALIERDSDAARRMIEYDHEINRQEVMIDELSLNIIALRQPAASDLRFITLALKVSTDLERIGDLCVNIAERTLELNEEPQLKPYIDLPKMAEAAEGMIVDALEAFLRGDAELAAAVTRRDDYIDQLNSQIFRELLTFMMEEPKTITRATRLIFVGKNLERIADHATNIAEMVIFMVKGKDIRHMGDGRA, encoded by the coding sequence ATGGAGACGCCGTCGGGACAGCAGCCGGGCCACGCCGCGGACGCGGTGCACATCAGCCGCCGCTACGACCAGGAGCTCGAGCAGCTGCGCGAGCGCATCCTCGCGATGGGCGGGAACCTCGTGGGGATGATCAAGGAGACGATGCGCGCGCTCATCGAGCGCGACTCGGACGCCGCGCGGCGGATGATCGAGTACGACCACGAGATCAACCGCCAGGAGGTGATGATCGACGAGCTGTCGCTGAACATCATCGCGCTGCGCCAGCCGGCGGCGAGCGACCTGCGGTTCATCACGCTTGCGCTCAAGGTCTCGACTGACCTGGAGCGCATCGGCGATCTGTGCGTGAACATCGCCGAGCGCACGCTCGAGCTCAACGAGGAGCCGCAGCTCAAGCCCTACATCGACCTGCCGAAGATGGCCGAGGCCGCAGAGGGGATGATCGTCGACGCCCTCGAGGCCTTCCTGCGCGGCGACGCCGAGCTCGCGGCGGCGGTCACCCGCCGGGACGACTACATCGACCAGCTCAACTCGCAGATTTTCCGCGAGCTGCTGACCTTCATGATGGAGGAGCCCAAGACGATCACCCGGGCGACGCGACTGATCTTCGTCGGCAAGAACCTGGAGCGCATCGCGGACCACGCGACGAACATCGCGGAGATGGTGATCTTCATGGTCAAGGGCAAGGACATCCGCCACATGGGGGACGGCCGCGCATGA
- a CDS encoding phosphate ABC transporter ATP-binding protein has product MRVERLSFFYPGGQAALRDVTLDVPANRILGLVGPASSGKSTLLRCLNRMADLIAGARREGRILLDGADIHAGGLDAVDIRRRVGMVFDTPVPLPRSIYENVAYGQRLKGERDRGRLDAIVESALKAAILWDEVKDRLGTSALRLSGGQQQRLCIARTIALDPEVILLDEPCSGLDPISTLKVEEALAELKARYSIVLVTNNTKQAARVSDEVGFFLMGELVEYGEARQIFTVPRDKRTDDYISGRFG; this is encoded by the coding sequence ATGCGCGTCGAGCGCCTCTCCTTCTTCTACCCGGGGGGCCAGGCCGCGCTGCGCGACGTGACCCTGGACGTGCCGGCCAACCGCATCCTCGGGCTCGTCGGTCCCGCCTCCAGCGGCAAGAGCACGCTCCTGCGGTGCCTGAACCGGATGGCCGACCTCATCGCCGGGGCGCGGCGGGAAGGCCGCATCCTCCTCGACGGCGCGGACATCCACGCGGGCGGGCTCGACGCGGTCGACATCCGCCGGCGCGTCGGCATGGTCTTCGACACGCCGGTGCCGCTGCCGCGCAGCATCTACGAGAACGTCGCCTACGGCCAGCGGCTCAAGGGCGAGCGCGACCGGGGGCGCCTCGACGCGATCGTGGAATCGGCGCTCAAGGCGGCGATCCTCTGGGACGAGGTCAAGGACCGGCTCGGCACCTCGGCGCTGCGCCTCTCCGGGGGGCAGCAGCAGCGGCTGTGCATCGCGCGCACGATCGCGCTCGACCCGGAGGTGATCCTGCTCGACGAGCCGTGCTCGGGCCTCGACCCGATCTCGACGCTCAAGGTCGAGGAGGCGCTCGCCGAGCTCAAGGCGCGCTACAGCATCGTGCTCGTCACGAACAACACGAAGCAGGCGGCGCGCGTCTCCGACGAGGTCGGCTTCTTCCTCATGGGCGAACTGGTCGAGTACGGCGAGGCGCGGCAGATCTTCACGGTGCCGCGCGACAAGCGCACCGACGACTATATCTCCGGGAGGTTCGGGTAG